The window TATCATAGCTCTTAAAGGAAATTTAAGAGCTTTTACCCTCCTTTTCCAGCATCATAAGGACTTACTTTTTGAAATTACTCCAAAATCAATTATACATTAAAATATCGAATTAGTGTATAATTAAATTGTCAGACTGGAAAATTGAAAAATTTCATTTAAAAAAAAAGGGGGATTTTAAGTTTCATGTCCAAAGCACATATCCTTGTTGTTGATGATGAAAAACCAATTGTTGATATTATAAAATTTAATTTAGAAAAGGAAGGATATAAGGTAACAGCATCATATGACGGTGAGGATGCGTTAAATAGAATAAAAAATGAAAGTTTCGACATGGTACTTCTGGATGTAATGCTTCCTAAACTTGACGGGTTTTCTGTGTGCAAAAAAGTCCGGGAATTTTCAGATGTTCCAATTATAATGATAACAGCAAAGGCAGATGAAGTTGACAAAGTTTTAGGATTGGAGCTTGGGGCGGATGATTACATAACAAAACCGTTTGGTATAAGAGAACTTATTGCAAGAATTAGAGCAAATTTGAGAAGGACAGCCCAGATTTCCACAC is drawn from Caldicellulosiruptor diazotrophicus and contains these coding sequences:
- a CDS encoding response regulator encodes the protein MSKAHILVVDDEKPIVDIIKFNLEKEGYKVTASYDGEDALNRIKNESFDMVLLDVMLPKLDGFSVCKKVREFSDVPIIMITAKADEVDKVLGLELGADDYITKPFGIRELIARIRANLRRTAQISTQDGKVLKAGALTLNPETFEVKKNGKVIELTVREYELLKFLMSQKGQVFSREELLEKVWDYEYYGDVRTVDVTVRRLREKIEDNPSEPAFILTKRGIGYYFNPNI